One Parageobacillus sp. KH3-4 genomic region harbors:
- a CDS encoding helix-turn-helix domain-containing protein, giving the protein MKIMIYREFKPPSALSPFIKCFWCLERDYKQFGPSEALWAKGDVELLFHFGDRYVNSNNETLSYSFLIGPLTKYTNLISFGKVKLVGARFHPGGFAPFFRISMNSLRNQIVPLSDLIGGDAEILEERLFEAGLEKSISILQHFLLEKLCTVSYHPIAELAKWIVKENGMIPLPNLEQLTGLSLRQLERKFNEFIGFSPKKMATIYRFNAAREHLRKHPEMDVLDLAFHYGYYDYSHFSKDFRKYLGITPTEFKNSILAMERNHMKRDVVFLQDE; this is encoded by the coding sequence ATGAAAATTATGATATACCGGGAATTTAAACCGCCAAGCGCGTTGTCTCCATTTATAAAATGTTTTTGGTGCTTAGAGCGTGATTATAAACAATTTGGCCCTAGTGAGGCACTATGGGCAAAGGGGGATGTTGAATTACTTTTTCATTTTGGCGACCGATATGTAAATTCCAACAATGAAACTCTTTCTTACAGTTTTCTTATTGGCCCATTAACGAAGTATACAAATTTAATCTCTTTTGGAAAAGTTAAGCTGGTTGGCGCGAGGTTTCATCCCGGGGGATTTGCGCCATTTTTCCGTATTTCGATGAACAGTTTGCGAAATCAAATCGTTCCTTTATCAGATTTAATTGGCGGGGATGCTGAGATTTTGGAAGAACGTTTGTTTGAAGCGGGTTTAGAGAAGTCCATTTCCATATTGCAACATTTCCTATTAGAAAAGCTCTGCACTGTTTCTTATCATCCTATCGCTGAATTAGCAAAGTGGATCGTGAAAGAAAACGGAATGATTCCATTGCCAAATCTCGAACAGTTAACAGGGTTATCGCTTAGGCAGCTGGAACGCAAATTTAATGAGTTTATCGGATTTTCTCCAAAGAAAATGGCAACCATTTACCGTTTTAATGCCGCAAGAGAACACTTGCGCAAACATCCGGAGATGGATGTACTCGATTTGGCATTTCATTATGGTTATTACGATTACTCGCATTTTTCGAAAGACTTTCGAAAGTATCTGGGAATAACACCGACTGAGTTCAAAAATAGCATCCTTGCTATGGAGAGAAATCATATGAAAAGGGATGTCGTTTTTTTACAAGATGAGTAA